The DNA region TATAAACGAGTGATCTAACCTGGTGCTATGTACACAATCGATGGTGTTCCCGAACTTTGCTGAGTCGATCATAGTTTCGCTCTCTTTTGTCCAACCTTTTTATATCCATCTTATTTTGGATTGTAGATAAGTTATCCATGATTTGGTATGTATTCTCTCTTAAAAAACACATCCCAATCATGGATAACTTATATACAatcccaaaagaaaagagatccgatccctcccatccctcacTCGATACCCAAACCCACTCGACCCTCTCTATCCTTCCGAATCTTGTCATCCGCATCCCGCACGAACCCAAGCAGCGTCACCTTTTGTCGACAATAAGAACAATCCCTCGCAAAATGGAGAGGCTATCCCATATCATTCCCGCTCACACTATCCAACCCCAGCCACGGCCGCACACATGAGAGGTGGAACCGATGACGACAGGGCAACTCAAACACCCCGTCGAAGCTCTGCTCAAACAGGTCTTCCATGAAAATCGGACAGATGTgcttctcctcttgctcctcGTCCTTTTGCCGCCCTTTCTTCTCCTGTCTCTTTTCATGCtgtccctcctcctgctgtccctcctcctcctcctcctcctcctcctcctcctcctcctcctcctactcctcatcccccatcccctctcccctcttacaacccctcccgctcGGAGCCACAGAGGTAAACCACTCGAAAACCAACTCACCACGCTTACAAGCCCCCCCCTGGCCGTCGTGTGCCTCCTAATCGCCGCAACACCAACCATCCAGAAAAAGACCGGTCGATCAAAAGCTTTTGGTGTGTAACCGTTTGCTCGACCCTATACTTGGTGGAAGGTGATGAGAAAGGGGTGACGCTCGCTTCGGTGCATGCAGCACAGCCCCGGagctcatcatcaatctCAACAAAATCTCTCAACGTGGTTTCAGGAGGTGTAAACAAAGAGCCGCATCTccacagcaaccacaagCTTTTGAGTAGATGTGACGGAAGTCAACCTCGACTTATCTCGGACTCAAACGACCTCCGCGGGCCTGTGGCTCAAGGGCAGCCACAGGGTCGGCCCACTTACCTGTTGAGAAAACCACCTTTGAAGGTCCAGATTCCTCCCCCTGAATAGGTGGAGcccaccagccacagccacaCACAGCCTTTGCCAGGCGCCTGGTCTGAAAGTGAGACAAACCTCGACGAGGACATTGCAATCCCCACAGTCGCTCGTCATATAAAGACAAAGTCTTCTGGGTCTTATCAGGTACAACTCGATGATCCACAGCTGGCAGCAACTCGTTGTGGCGACGCTTCTCTCGGTGGCagccatcaacgccaagacatctcaccaccagcatgTGAAAGCCTTGCTGCGGGAAAAGAGTCCAAGGGAATGTTTGAAAAAAATATCAAAGTTCGATGGAAATACGTTCATTCatggggaagaaaaaagacaTATATCCCCTAGTTTTAGACATGGCACTTGGGAGTCTCTAGGAAACCGATAGTGTATCAAGGACACATTGATCAACCTGTATCGATCAACAAGTCAGcgaagctcctcctcgtggTCCTCTCTGTCCATATTgtaaaaaataaaataaaaaaaataaacaaataataataataaaaagCCAAAAGGAGGAAATACTCTAGATAAAAACGACTAGGCCAATAAACACACCGAGAACTTCCAGTTGCTGAGAATGCTCTTTTTTAACAACTTTGGTTTCGTTAAGGAGAGCGAATCCCCTGTCATGCCTTGATTCCCACCACGGCTCTATGGGAGCTTCGCTCTAGCAAAAGTAATGTAGATCCGTCTTCCAGAAAGATACTTCTTCCATTAACCGGACATAGCCAAACTGCTCCGCCTGTCACGAACAAAACACcgcctcaacaacccccatcacTTTATCTAGGCATGCACACTTGAAATCACATTCCCGGATCCAACCAGCACCACTTCGTATTCCTCCATCTTTCAACCGGATAAAAAGATAACTCAGACTATAATACAACCCGAACCCAAAATCCATCCCTCATTttcctttcccaccccctcaaatAGCAATAAAAAaactcttctccccctccctcgcctccaccCTGGCCCTCTCAACAATAGGATCACAACAAGCCAACCTaatcctctccaccgtcgccgggctctccaacctcagcagcccatcccccttctcatccacccccacccccgcctcaacaccatactgcctcctcgccgccttcagcGCATCCCTGATAGCAAAGAAGACCGCACTCCCCATAAAAAGCGGCggctcacccacccccctgctCCTCTGAATCGTCCTCAAATCCTTCCACTCCACATCTTTGAGCAAGCTCACATTAAAAACCTGCGGTATATCCCTGAAGCCAGGAATTTTGTAGTTCCCCGGACCGCGAGTAGCAAGGCTCCCCTTCATCGGTCCGTTCCTCAACCAAAGCGACTCTTCCATCGTAAAGAGCCCCAGACCCTGGATGAACGCCCCCTGGATCTGACCATAGTCAATAGCCGGGTTGATCGACTGCCCAACGTCCATTTTGATGTCCGCTCTCAGACAGGTCCAGGAGCCAGTCAAAGTGTCGATTTCGACTTCGGCGGCCGTGACGCCTTGGGTAAAGTAGAAAAACATCTTGCCCTTGTTCTCGCCCCAGACGTAGCCGATCTCGGGGGTCTTGTAGAAGCCCTGGGCCGAGAGGTTGACTCTGTCAAAGTACGCGGCGTGGGCGAGTTCCTTCATTGTTGCCTTGGGCCCGAGCTTTTCACGGTAGGGCTGGAGGCGGGTGTTGAGTTGTTGGCAGGCGTTGTAGATGGCGTAGCCGTTCAGGTCGGATGATGCCGATGCGGCAGTGGCAGACGCGTTGGcgacggtgttggtggccgtCTCGGAGATGTAGACCGAGTCGAACGGAACGTTGAGTGCCTGGGCGGCAATCTGCGTCATCTTGGTGTGGAGACCTTGACCCATCTCCGTGCCACCGTGGGCGACGAGGACGGAACCATCGTGGTAAATGTGGACAAGAGCGCCGGCCTGGTTGAACCAAAGAGCTGTGAAGGAGATACCGAACTTTGTTGGGATGAGAGCCAGCCCGCGCTTGCGCCACTTGTGTGTGTCGTTGAATTTGGTGATTGCTTGCCGGCGAGCGGCATAGTCGCACTCTTCTTGAAGCTGCTTGTACATCAGAGGAACGTGCCAGTCAGTCAATGGTTGGTTAAAGTGAGTCTCCTCCAACGGCTTGTACATGTTGATCTCGCGGAACCGTTCAACAGGCATGCCGAGACGATCAGCGACTTCAGACATGTACTGTTCGGCGATGAACATGCCTTGGGGACCACCAAACCCGCGGAAAGCCGTGTTGGAGACGGTGTTGGTCTTGCAGATGCGGCCGCGGACGTGGATGTTGGGGATGAGGTAGCAGCCGTCGGAGTGCGTCATGGCGCGCTCACAGACAGCAGCGCTGAGATCCCAAGACCAACCACcattgttgaagatgtcgagATCAAGGGCTTGGATCTTGCCATCTTTGTTGACGCCTACCTTCCACCGGCCGAGGAAGGGATGGCGCTGGCCCGAGGTGAGCATGTCCTCCTCGCGGGTGAGCATGGCACGAACTGGCCTGCGGGTCTTTTTAGCAGCGAGAGCGCAGTAGGAGCTCAGGGGAACGGATCTGGACTCCTTTCCGCCAAAGCCACCGCCCATGCGCttgactttgacgacgacctTGTTGGACTGGACACCAAGAACTTGGGAGGCGTAAACCTGGGCTTCGTTGGGGTTCTGGGTGCTGGACCAAATCTCCATCTCACCATCTTCAGGCTTGGGAATAGCAATCGCGGCGTTGGTCTCGAGATAGAAATGCTCTTGGCCGCCCATCCTGGCAACACCGGTGAAGGTGTAGTCACACTTCTCGAACGCGCCTTCCGGATCTCCCTTTTTGATCTCTCTGAAGAACTTGTAGAAGCTCTCTTTTtcgatggcctcctccatggtgaagatggcaGGTAATTCCTCGTACTCGACCCTGACAGCGCGAGCACCCTCGGCAGCGCGAGCAGCAGATGTGGCGAGCACCATACCAATGACCTGGCCAGCAGTGTgcacctcatcctcggcaaaAAAGACCTCCTCAAAGTGCGGCGCACCCCAACGGTTGGCTGCCGAGCCGGGCATGTCGTTCTTGTCGATGTAATCCACCACGCCTGGAACACCGAGCGCGGGCGAAAAGTCAACCGACAACAGCTTGGCGTGCGCTTTGGTCGAGAGGACCATGCAGCCATGCAGCTCATTTCTCGCTGGTGGGATGTCGTCTGTGTATTGAGCTTCACCAGTTGCCTGCTTCAGCGCAGCAACATGGTTGTTCGACTTGCCGACAATCTCCTGCTCATATGCCGCCGCAGCCGCCTCGTCCTCTTTGCCAGTTGAGATCTCTCTTTCAATCTCCTCTActgcctcctcatccctttCACCCTCAGCAAACTCCTTCATCGCATCATGATAGAACCTGTAAAAGAAGCCCAACGCCAATGACTTCCTGTAACTCGCCATACCACCGGGAACCCCAAAGCTCAGATCAAAGTCCTGGCTCAACGCAGTCATCGTGCCCTCCAACGTCTCCAACTCGGCAaacttcttccccttcaaaAACTCGCCGGCCCTCTTCGCCGCCACCGTCATAGGCGCCATGCCGCCGtacaccaacctcgcctcctccacagccccatcctcacccaccctcaccctcaacgcACCCGTCACGATAGCAATGTCATcatccttcctcttcgcctgCTTGTACGCCCTGAAAAGCTCGCCCTTTTCCCTCGTCACCGGGATCTTGATGCTGACCAGCACGGCATCGTCCGGCAAGCTTGTCTTTCTGTACCCCTGGAAAAACTCTTTCATCGGAAGTTCCGTCGTCTCGCCCAGCGATTTCGCCACCAAAACAGCATCAGCCGCCATCAAAACAGGATTCAAATCCGAAATCGGACTCGCCGTCACCAGATTCCCCGCCGGCGTGCCAACATTCCTGATCTGCCTCCCAGCAAAGAACTTGAGCTGCTTGTGCAGCGCCTCGAAGACCTgccctctcttctccccgTACTTCTCCCGTGCTTCCAGCGCGAGATGCTCCAGGTCAGTAAGCGTAATGTTGGCCCCCACCTCCAGCGAGTCCTCCTTGAACTCGTACTGTCTTAGCTCTGGGATATCAGCGACGTAAACACTGACTGGATACTGCACCGCCTTGAACTTGATCTCAATCTGCGTCTCCGTGCTGCCGCCGACAATCTTCGCCTGCGGAAACACAGACTTGATCTCCAACAGCTGCTCCAACGTCACCGGCCTGAACCACTTCTTGCGCTTGTTTCCAAACGCGAGTGGTTTAAGCTCGTGTTTCTTGAGCTGCGGGGGAAAGATCAGTTCCGTGTCGGGGTTGTGCTCGATCAACCCTGGCGGTGTGAACCTCTTGGttacctctccaccatccacctctctcccacacccacccccgcTGCCATTTTCCATACAGCAGCCTCCTTCCCTGCCACAGCCCCCATTTGCCGCTGCCTTTACTTTCCTCCCTGTCGTGGCAAAAGTCTGTGCTGCGTTCAGGATAGACCGGTACCCCGTGCATCTGCACAGGTTCCCATCAAatccctcctcaatctcctcttCCGTGAGCTCTTCTTTGCTGTCGGCCTTGTTCCTTAACATCGAGTATAAGCTCATGACGATCCCCGGGGTGCAGAAGCCGCATTGGGAGCCATTGCCCTTTGCTATCCTTTCTTGGGCTGGGTGTGGGCGGGAGACGTTGCCGATGCCTTCGACGGTGATGACATGTTTGCCGTCGATGGCGACGAGGGGGGCGAGACAGGCGTTGATGGAGGCGTGGTAGATtttcttggtggttgggttgaagcccgagaggacgagggtGCAGGCGCCGCAGCCGCCTTCAGAGCAGCCGCTGGGGGGGGATGTTAATGATATGCCGGGGATacaaaaggaggaagaggaagaagaagaaggaggaggaggaggaggaggggacaTACAGCTTGGTGCCAGTTAGGCCGATGCCTCGCAGGTATTCAAGAAGGGTGGCCTCTGGGTCGACATCGTCAAGGACAACACGGGTGCCGTTCAGGTAAAATGTAATGGTATCAGAATACTCTGTCGACAGAGAGGCTGTAGGAGCtgtggcgggggtggtggctaTGGCGGAGGGTGCCATGTTGAAATCGGGGGAACCAGTGGTGTTCGTCCCAAGTGTCTAGTCTTTCTTGGTTGCTTTCCCTAGATGTCAAAAACAGGGAGAGCTAGAGTAGTAAGGAACCGAGAATtaaaaaccaaaaaccaaaaagaacaaagaACCGGTCGGTCGGGGAGATGGGTGCTACTGCCGGTATTTATTAATGCTACAAAGAGATATCACCGGGTATCAGGATAGCATCCAATCCCCTTTCTGTCAACTAAATGGCCATGGGATGGCAGTTGCATGCAGTGGACGTCACCAGCACCGGGCGCGTGGCAagcttccctcctccaccaaggCTCTTATCGGTTGAACGCGGGGGTACCTCTCGGAGCTCCCCCGCTGCCCACAGGGCTGCTTATCCACTTATCGCCGGTGCCCgatcccacctccccgcaTTCAAGAAACCTGGAAGCAGGCAGACTGCAGACCTTTGCTTCTGTACTACCAGATACAAGAGACAAACAGCCTATGAGCTGCCAGCCGTTGTTAACAAACACTTCCACGAAGAGCCATCTAACTTGAAAGCCAACCGTTCGGTCAACTTCCCGGCAGCCGTTCGTCTTGGAGGTTTACCTATCGGCCGGGTGGGGTTCAGACAGCTAGGGGACGTCCCCACTCTTGACGTCGGCCGCCTCCGACTGCGTGGCTGTCGGCGCGTTCcataccctaaccctgtgTCTTCACCTCTGTTTCACCTTCCATCCCCAAGGCTTCACTCAAGCACCCACTCATGTTACACTTTCAAAGACTCATGGGATAAACCCAAGTATTTCTTTCTCAAGCACTCCCACCATCCGATCCAACGTCAAGGTTGTTTTCCGTCCTCGCAACGTCCACACTAACTACCCCTCAGATTTCAATGTTGGTGTCTCGTATCACGATCAGGTCCCGTCAGTAAAAGACCTCTCGATGATTTTACAAGGCCTACGATGCATATCCAAGGCCACTTCATTATCGAGGTGCTTATCGACTTGGTATCTTGAAAGGCCTGTTgacctgttgttgaagtcCCTTATATCCAGTAGCAAATATACAAGTGGGCAGCCACCCCATCTGCCGTCCCCGGAAACAACGATAGCAAGCGCTAGACTGACGGAACCCCTCCTTTCTCCGCATCCAACCTCTAACAACCACCAGTCGGGACTTGGCGATGGAGCCCTACACGAACGTCAGAAAAAATGCCGTTGGCTTATGATCCGGTGGGGAAACGTGTGCCGGCCGGGTATTTTGCTTCATGCGGGATTCGGCCAGGTGGTAGTCTTATATATCACTCCTTATCGCCCACAttttttgctttcttgtCTGTGACGATTTCACATACCTAGGTAAATAAACAGAAGGAACAAAATATGCAGCTCCAGTTctacaacatcatcaacgatGAGCTCCGCGGAAGCGAAGACACTCACACCGTGACCGATCCCCGAACAGAAGAGGAGCTCTGGCCCTGCCCAATCGCAACCGCCTCGGACTTTGAAGATGCCGTCGCGGCCGCCTCCAAGGCATTCCTCACCTGGTCACAAACCAGCCTCGCCGAGCGTCAAGCCTTGCTCGTGAAGCTGGCCGACAACATCAAGGAGCACGGAGACGAGCTCGCAGCTATTCTCGCCAGAGAGACCGGCAAATCCGTATGTGCTCATCATCCCGCTCACCTTGTCAAgtttgagcagcagcagcagcagcttaCCAAGACTTACCagaccatcctcgccaacatcGACGTCCAAGCCGCCATCGCCCAATCCCTCTACTACTCCCAAAACGGCCTCTCGGACGAGATCCAGCACGAGGACGACCACTCCAGAGTCATCGCCACCCACATCCCCATCGGCACCGTCGGCGCCATCTGCCCCTGGAacttccccctcatcctctccaacatcaagatTGTCTCCTCCCTCGTGACGGG from Podospora pseudocomata strain CBS 415.72m chromosome 3, whole genome shotgun sequence includes:
- a CDS encoding hypothetical protein (COG:F; EggNog:ENOG503NXMD), with translation MAPSAIATTPATAPTASLSTEYSDTITFYLNGTRVVLDDVDPEATLLEYLRGIGLTGTKLGCSEGGCGACTLVLSGFNPTTKKIYHASINACLAPLVAIDGKHVITVEGIGNVSRPHPAQERIAKGNGSQCGFCTPGIVMSLYSMLRNKADSKEELTEEEIEEGFDGNLCRCTGYRSILNAAQTFATTGRKVKAAANGGCGREGGCCMENGSGGGCGREVDGGEVTKRFTPPGLIEHNPDTELIFPPQLKKHELKPLAFGNKRKKWFRPVTLEQLLEIKSVFPQAKIVGGSTETQIEIKFKAVQYPVSVYVADIPELRQYEFKEDSLEVGANITLTDLEHLALEAREKYGEKRGQVFEALHKQLKFFAGRQIRNVGTPAGNLVTASPISDLNPVLMAADAVLVAKSLGETTELPMKEFFQGYRKTSLPDDAVLVSIKIPVTREKGELFRAYKQAKRKDDDIAIVTGALRVRVGEDGAVEEARLVYGGMAPMTVAAKRAGEFLKGKKFAELETLEGTMTALSQDFDLSFGVPGGMASYRKSLALGFFYRFYHDAMKEFAEGERDEEAVEEIEREISTGKEDEAAAAAYEQEIVGKSNNHVAALKQATGEAQYTDDIPPARNELHGCMVLSTKAHAKLLSVDFSPALGVPGVVDYIDKNDMPGSAANRWGAPHFEEVFFAEDEVHTAGQVIGMVLATSAARAAEGARAVRVEYEELPAIFTMEEAIEKESFYKFFREIKKGDPEGAFEKCDYTFTGVARMGGQEHFYLETNAAIAIPKPEDGEMEIWSSTQNPNEAQVYASQVLGVQSNKVVVKVKRMGGGFGGKESRSVPLSSYCALAAKKTRRPVRAMLTREEDMLTSGQRHPFLGRWKVGVNKDGKIQALDLDIFNNGGWSWDLSAAVCERAMTHSDGCYLIPNIHVRGRICKTNTVSNTAFRGFGGPQGMFIAEQYMSEVADRLGMPVERFREINMYKPLEETHFNQPLTDWHVPLMYKQLQEECDYAARRQAITKFNDTHKWRKRGLALIPTKFGISFTALWFNQAGALVHIYHDGSVLVAHGGTEMGQGLHTKMTQIAAQALNVPFDSVYISETATNTVANASATAASASSDLNGYAIYNACQQLNTRLQPYREKLGPKATMKELAHAAYFDRVNLSAQGFYKTPEIGYVWGENKGKMFFYFTQGVTAAEVEIDTLTGSWTCLRADIKMDVGQSINPAIDYGQIQGAFIQGLGLFTMEESLWLRNGPMKGSLATRGPGNYKIPGFRDIPQVFNVSLLKDVEWKDLRTIQRSRGVGEPPLFMGSAVFFAIRDALKAARRQYGVEAGVGVDEKGDGLLRLESPATVERIRLACCDPIVERARVEAREGEKSFFIAI